One window of Anaerolineales bacterium genomic DNA carries:
- a CDS encoding GNAT family N-acetyltransferase — MFTIETGLTEAQDVLLGPIDHDAHPAIESRWTHDAEFMRLMEFTTTRPLSPALVKEQYEAIEEEMLEQKTLFYFPILAREDNRLIGKALIEYVDWSSGNGYIRLGIGEAESRCKGYGSQALSLLLRFAFDELNLFRVTAVVPAYNNCATHLFQKFGFMEEARRRKVLFLDGEFWDVIGFGLLNAEWRESIAG; from the coding sequence ATGTTTACGATTGAAACCGGGTTAACAGAAGCCCAGGATGTGCTTTTAGGTCCGATCGATCACGACGCGCATCCCGCCATCGAATCCCGCTGGACGCATGACGCCGAATTCATGCGCCTGATGGAATTTACGACGACCCGCCCGCTTTCGCCTGCCCTGGTGAAGGAACAATATGAGGCGATCGAAGAGGAAATGTTGGAACAGAAAACTCTGTTCTACTTCCCCATCCTTGCACGCGAGGACAACCGACTCATCGGCAAGGCGTTGATCGAATATGTGGATTGGTCGAGCGGCAACGGATACATCCGCCTCGGGATCGGCGAAGCAGAATCCCGCTGCAAAGGCTATGGGAGCCAGGCGTTGAGTTTGCTGCTCCGTTTTGCGTTCGATGAATTGAATTTGTTCCGCGTCACTGCCGTGGTGCCCGCCTATAACAACTGCGCGACCCACCTTTTCCAAAAATTCGGATTCATGGAGGAGGCGCGCCGCCGAAAAGTCCTTTTCCTTGATGGAGAATTTTGGGATGTCATCGGCTTCGGCTTGCTGAACGCGGAATGGCGCGAATCAATTGCAGGATGA
- a CDS encoding GNAT family N-acetyltransferase — MKNNTLQNLNLKLRAPTWSDVSAVADLIYTVCEADGDVTVATSPEALEHSWREEGFTLETDAFIVEDENGRVVGYEELYNEKAFAHFNADGYIHPNFKGLGIGTMLLGRAEERAREMMNLADPDLRVYLHSTTDGRDQTGQELLENLGFSSIRHFWRMEIKLDAPPAFALPEGIELRPFEKEKHARMIWEADNESFSEHWGSHDSTFEEWSFRKLERPEFDPSLWLVAWDGGQIAGFSQNRFRMGIGWVGTLGVRKPWRQKGLGLALLHASFADFYRRDMKTVGLGVDASNATGATRLYQRAGMHIASEFVTYEKELRPGRSFEED, encoded by the coding sequence ATGAAAAACAACACGCTTCAAAACCTTAACCTGAAACTGCGCGCCCCGACCTGGTCGGATGTCAGCGCTGTGGCAGACTTAATCTACACGGTGTGCGAAGCTGACGGCGATGTGACCGTCGCCACATCGCCAGAGGCGTTGGAACATTCCTGGCGCGAAGAAGGATTCACCCTCGAGACCGACGCCTTTATTGTCGAGGATGAAAACGGACGCGTGGTCGGTTATGAAGAGCTCTACAATGAAAAAGCGTTCGCCCATTTCAACGCGGATGGGTATATTCACCCGAATTTCAAAGGATTGGGGATCGGCACAATGTTGCTGGGTCGCGCTGAAGAACGCGCCCGCGAAATGATGAATCTCGCCGACCCCGACCTTCGTGTTTATCTCCATTCCACCACCGACGGGCGCGATCAAACAGGACAGGAACTTCTTGAAAACCTGGGTTTTTCTTCCATCCGTCATTTCTGGCGGATGGAGATAAAACTTGATGCTCCGCCTGCTTTTGCTCTTCCCGAGGGGATCGAATTGCGCCCCTTCGAAAAAGAGAAACATGCCAGAATGATCTGGGAAGCGGACAACGAATCTTTCAGCGAACATTGGGGAAGCCACGATTCAACTTTCGAGGAATGGTCTTTTCGAAAACTGGAACGGCCCGAATTCGACCCATCCCTCTGGCTGGTTGCCTGGGATGGCGGCCAGATCGCAGGCTTCTCCCAGAATCGCTTTCGGATGGGTATCGGTTGGGTGGGCACGCTCGGCGTCCGCAAGCCATGGCGCCAAAAAGGATTGGGCTTGGCGCTGCTCCACGCATCCTTTGCCGATTTTTATCGGCGGGATATGAAGACAGTAGGCTTGGGCGTGGATGCCTCAAACGCCACAGGCGCGACCCGCTTGTATCAACGGGCTGGCATGCACATTGCCAGCGAATTTGTCACCTACGAAAAGGAACTTCGCCCCGGGCGAAGCTTTGAAGAAGACTAA
- a CDS encoding GNAT family N-acetyltransferase — MKEKLATQIELPEGFTVRGATLADAGAATEMFNVWMQRIAGQDDLADANILREDWETPQFDPERDIRLVFSPKGQLVGYIEVWTTSKPPVHPWIWGRVHPDFGGLGIGTALLTWAEEHASRVLPDLEPDLRFAPRTGSLRIAEGSRKLFEDNGFNRIRSSFEMRIEMNEAPLVPAWPEGITLETGSHEEIPAIYTAFRESFRDHFGHIEEPFEEGLARFTHFMKSDGNDPSMWFLAFDGDELAGISLCRPEGYSETDMGWVNILGVRRPWRKHGLGLALLQHSFAEFYKRGKRKAGLGVDAENLTGALRLYEKAGMHVHLAFDTYEKTIREGREISVESLAE, encoded by the coding sequence ATGAAGGAAAAGCTAGCAACACAAATCGAATTGCCTGAGGGGTTCACCGTCCGCGGCGCGACCCTGGCCGATGCCGGTGCTGCAACCGAAATGTTCAATGTCTGGATGCAGCGCATCGCCGGGCAGGATGACCTCGCCGATGCGAACATTTTGCGCGAGGATTGGGAAACGCCTCAATTCGACCCCGAGCGGGATATCCGCCTCGTTTTCTCCCCAAAGGGACAGTTGGTCGGCTACATCGAGGTCTGGACCACATCCAAACCGCCGGTCCACCCATGGATCTGGGGGCGCGTCCACCCGGACTTCGGTGGATTGGGAATCGGCACCGCCCTGCTTACCTGGGCTGAAGAACACGCCTCACGCGTCCTGCCGGACCTGGAACCTGACCTCCGATTTGCGCCGCGCACCGGATCATTGCGCATTGCTGAAGGATCAAGGAAATTGTTCGAAGACAACGGCTTCAACCGAATCCGCAGTTCTTTCGAAATGCGCATCGAGATGAACGAAGCGCCTCTCGTCCCAGCCTGGCCCGAGGGGATTACTCTCGAGACCGGGAGCCATGAGGAGATTCCCGCGATCTATACCGCCTTCCGGGAATCTTTCCGTGACCATTTCGGTCATATCGAGGAACCGTTCGAAGAAGGTCTTGCCCGTTTTACCCATTTCATGAAGTCGGATGGGAACGACCCGTCCATGTGGTTCCTTGCCTTCGATGGGGATGAACTTGCGGGAATCAGCCTTTGCCGTCCTGAAGGCTATTCCGAGACGGATATGGGCTGGGTCAACATCCTGGGAGTTCGCCGCCCCTGGCGCAAGCACGGCCTCGGACTGGCTCTCCTCCAGCACAGTTTTGCTGAATTTTACAAACGCGGCAAACGGAAGGCGGGGTTGGGCGTGGATGCGGAGAACCTAACAGGCGCCCTGCGCTTATACGAAAAGGCCGGCATGCATGTGCATTTGGCTTTCGACACCTACGAAAAAACGATTCGCGAAGGGCGTGAAATCAGTGTAGAATCACTGGCAGAATAA
- a CDS encoding HAD family phosphatase, with protein sequence MNIRAVFFDFGGVIQRTEFQAPRQRLAQRFGMDYDDIDKLVFSSPSAIQATIGAVSESEHWQAIAQRLKVRDEEIQEVEKEFFAGDIIDHSLLQYLSTLRPRFITGLISNAWSGMRAYIQRQRIAGSFDHLVISAEVGAAKPEARIYQIALEQAQVRAEEAVFVDDVVENIEACERVGMKGILFMNSQDAVDQLEKILRT encoded by the coding sequence ATGAACATTCGCGCAGTATTTTTTGATTTCGGCGGGGTCATTCAACGGACCGAATTCCAAGCTCCGCGCCAGCGGTTGGCGCAGCGCTTTGGAATGGATTACGATGATATCGACAAACTTGTCTTTTCCAGTCCCAGTGCCATTCAGGCAACGATAGGCGCAGTTTCTGAATCCGAGCACTGGCAGGCCATTGCGCAAAGGCTGAAGGTCCGTGATGAAGAGATCCAAGAGGTGGAGAAGGAATTCTTTGCCGGGGATATTATCGACCACTCTCTCCTGCAATACCTGAGCACGTTACGTCCGCGGTTCATAACGGGACTGATCAGCAATGCATGGTCCGGGATGCGCGCGTACATCCAAAGACAAAGGATTGCCGGGTCTTTCGACCATCTGGTTATTTCAGCGGAAGTGGGCGCGGCAAAGCCCGAGGCGAGAATTTATCAAATTGCGCTGGAGCAGGCCCAGGTCCGGGCGGAGGAGGCGGTCTTTGTCGATGATGTTGTTGAAAATATCGAAGCGTGCGAACGGGTGGGAATGAAGGGAATCCTGTTCATGAATTCGCAGGATGCGGTCGATCAGTTGGAAAAGATTTTAAGAACATAG
- a CDS encoding DUF4388 domain-containing protein: protein MALRGNLRDFTITQLLNLINLASKTGTLVIDGVSEQAHVSFREGKLAYARIGKEDGNLASVLYKSNKINANQYKAIIERTGQMSDKELGLLLINAGYVSREDILLNLQAYFTDQLRRLFTWVEGIFRFENEMLPPDDRINVRLDLENIIIEGSRQLRELEQLQDEIPSLDMALKFTERPLTNVNLSVDEWKVVKFVDPKNTMRQIGRTNKLSEVEIRRIVYGLLQAGLVELVRPADAPLPQSVRPLAPQEIEDKKTLVNKLIGRIRSL, encoded by the coding sequence ATGGCTCTGCGCGGAAATTTACGTGATTTTACGATCACCCAACTCTTGAATCTGATCAACCTTGCCAGCAAGACGGGAACGTTGGTGATCGATGGAGTTTCGGAGCAGGCGCATGTCTCGTTCCGCGAGGGAAAGCTGGCGTATGCGCGCATCGGTAAGGAGGACGGCAACCTTGCCTCGGTGCTTTACAAATCGAACAAGATCAATGCAAACCAATACAAAGCCATCATCGAACGAACCGGGCAGATGTCGGACAAGGAATTGGGACTTTTGTTGATCAATGCGGGTTACGTCTCGCGCGAAGATATTCTCCTGAATTTGCAGGCTTATTTTACCGATCAACTCAGGCGGCTGTTTACCTGGGTCGAGGGCATCTTTCGTTTCGAGAATGAAATGCTCCCGCCCGATGACCGCATTAATGTGCGACTCGACCTTGAGAACATCATCATCGAAGGCTCGCGCCAGTTGCGCGAATTGGAACAGCTGCAGGATGAGATTCCCAGCCTAGATATGGCGTTGAAGTTTACCGAACGCCCGCTGACGAACGTCAACTTGAGCGTGGACGAGTGGAAAGTGGTCAAATTCGTCGACCCGAAGAATACGATGCGTCAGATCGGCAGGACGAACAAACTCTCGGAAGTGGAGATCCGCCGAATCGTTTACGGCCTGTTGCAGGCCGGGCTTGTGGAATTGGTACGCCCCGCCGATGCGCCTTTGCCTCAATCTGTCAGGCCGCTTGCGCCGCAGGAGATCGAAGACAAGAAAACATTGGTGAACAAACTGATCGGCCGCATTCGCTCGTTATAA
- a CDS encoding ATP/GTP-binding protein yields the protein MQTVKMVVTGPFSAGKTQFIQSVSEIDVVATERRISSEEERSVKNATTVAMDFGRITVDEDLVLYLFGTPGQKRFDFMWEILSEGMLGFIVMVDSTRPETFREARSILETFRAYAPTPFVVAANKQDMDDAWELEDMGHALRLDKHTKLLPCVATDKDSVKTVLLELLYSILSEMEGK from the coding sequence ATGCAAACGGTCAAAATGGTAGTCACGGGTCCCTTCAGCGCTGGCAAGACGCAATTCATCCAGTCGGTCAGCGAGATCGATGTGGTTGCCACGGAGCGAAGGATTTCCTCCGAGGAGGAGCGCTCGGTCAAAAACGCCACGACTGTGGCGATGGATTTCGGCCGCATCACTGTGGATGAGGACCTGGTCCTTTACCTGTTCGGCACTCCCGGCCAGAAGCGGTTCGATTTCATGTGGGAGATCCTATCCGAAGGGATGTTGGGATTCATCGTAATGGTGGACAGCACCCGCCCGGAGACCTTCCGTGAGGCGCGTTCGATCCTTGAAACATTCCGCGCTTATGCCCCCACTCCCTTTGTGGTGGCGGCAAATAAGCAGGATATGGATGACGCCTGGGAGCTGGAGGATATGGGTCATGCCCTGCGCCTCGATAAACATACCAAATTGCTGCCCTGCGTTGCAACGGACAAGGACTCCGTTAAAACCGTTTTGCTCGAATTGCTCTACAGCATCCTGAGCGAAATGGAAGGAAAATAA
- a CDS encoding alpha/beta hydrolase, producing MSSITTDQGIVHYEVFGRGKPVILLHGYQGSWGLWQETMAFLGAFYRTYALDFWGFGESGTKRSTYAVKDFVSLVYQFMEQLGIVRAPLVGHSMGGTVSLMTAIQHPDRVQKVVVIGSPITGSSLYFFPRVFGYKTFGWLTYHNMWIYKGFYRLLSPLYSKDKNWAKMMDRDVSQVSLEAFFSSIGSLRRTDLRPSLHLVQAPVFGMYGEKDIVVDPKQWRPLLNGVAKARIERFQKAGHFIMLDEPIEFNQKLKNFLDEDTQTQ from the coding sequence GTGTCTTCCATTACGACTGATCAGGGTATCGTTCATTACGAGGTTTTTGGACGGGGGAAACCTGTCATCCTTTTGCATGGTTATCAGGGTTCGTGGGGGCTATGGCAGGAAACGATGGCATTCCTTGGCGCTTTTTATCGCACATACGCGCTGGACTTTTGGGGGTTTGGTGAATCAGGCACGAAGCGCTCCACCTACGCTGTAAAGGATTTTGTCAGTCTTGTTTACCAGTTCATGGAACAATTGGGGATCGTGCGAGCGCCCCTAGTGGGACACAGCATGGGCGGCACTGTCAGCCTCATGACGGCGATCCAGCATCCGGATCGTGTGCAAAAAGTGGTTGTGATCGGCTCGCCGATTACCGGATCTTCCTTATATTTCTTCCCGCGTGTGTTTGGGTACAAGACCTTTGGCTGGCTGACCTACCATAACATGTGGATCTACAAGGGTTTTTACCGCCTTCTTTCCCCGCTCTATTCGAAGGATAAAAATTGGGCGAAGATGATGGACCGCGATGTTTCCCAGGTTTCCCTTGAAGCGTTTTTTTCCAGCATCGGCTCATTGCGCCGAACCGATTTGCGGCCAAGTTTGCACCTTGTCCAGGCGCCGGTTTTTGGGATGTATGGCGAAAAGGATATCGTTGTCGATCCCAAACAATGGCGTCCCCTGTTGAACGGCGTTGCCAAAGCCCGCATTGAACGCTTTCAAAAGGCGGGTCATTTCATCATGCTGGACGAGCCCATCGAATTCAATCAGAAGTTGAAAAATTTCCTGGACGAAGATACACAAACCCAATGA
- a CDS encoding 4-vinyl reductase — translation MSAANFHYPPKMGKIILLGLEEVIGKGGVDAVLQLGALDEFLQDHPPEAGERTISFETVSQLQQNLEQLYGPRGGRGLAVRAGRACFKYGLKEYGSMLGLTEMAFRLLPLSTKLHTGARTFAELFNKHTDQRVLVEETESTVYWHIERCPLCWERTSDEPVCHLAAGLLQEALYWLSSGKVFSVEETACHARGDQRCTITIQKMPLT, via the coding sequence ATGAGCGCTGCAAACTTTCATTATCCCCCGAAAATGGGAAAAATCATCCTGCTTGGTTTGGAGGAAGTGATTGGAAAGGGGGGAGTGGATGCGGTCCTGCAATTGGGTGCATTGGACGAATTTTTACAGGACCACCCGCCCGAAGCTGGCGAACGGACGATTTCGTTCGAGACGGTGAGTCAACTCCAGCAGAATCTTGAACAACTCTATGGCCCACGCGGGGGGCGGGGACTGGCCGTGCGGGCGGGAAGGGCCTGTTTCAAGTATGGGCTCAAGGAATATGGTTCCATGCTCGGGCTGACCGAGATGGCGTTTCGCCTATTGCCCCTTTCAACAAAACTCCATACCGGCGCGCGGACTTTTGCCGAGTTGTTCAACAAACATACAGATCAACGGGTGCTGGTGGAAGAGACGGAATCGACGGTCTACTGGCATATCGAGCGCTGTCCTTTATGTTGGGAGCGAACTTCAGACGAGCCGGTTTGCCACCTGGCCGCAGGCTTGCTGCAGGAAGCACTCTATTGGTTGAGCAGCGGCAAAGTGTTTAGCGTGGAGGAGACCGCCTGTCATGCCCGCGGCGACCAGCGCTGTACGATCACAATTCAAAAAATGCCCCTGACGTAG
- a CDS encoding multidrug transporter: MLKIIMNARNHIMPFCEPARELRIQNSPLWLHQRNLLAPYVTREMEVGQGERIPQVREQSIVYRDNLFFDEPFITAFMTEALKRNRPVRAAFRADDPAFREHALPLSTSYTPAGSLHLADLWYYPKGPVAGAEPLVVDMEAREIGYYHVPTYMGDQSGDLVFQVPLRSLIAIDSWVHVFIADMVFGQFSRGARYEKRANEELSFKLKILGKAIFEGRQIFECSEIVIVGKNCTIDPRAVIKGPTIIGDNVTINAGAVIDNCLIGSNINISQDVQLMLSVVGDGAFLPFRSALFMTTVMENTMVAQNTCLQMSVIGRNTFIGAGSTFTDYNLIPIPLRARDGNGLLAPSNRPVLGGCVGHNCRIGSGMIIYPARTIESDVVLAASAERRVIDRDITFAQSDHHRWKLAKLHQTPYHPESQKAEVESW, from the coding sequence ATGCTTAAAATCATCATGAACGCGCGAAACCACATCATGCCGTTCTGTGAACCTGCGCGCGAACTAAGAATACAAAATTCACCCCTCTGGCTTCACCAGCGGAATCTTCTCGCCCCCTATGTGACCCGGGAAATGGAGGTCGGCCAGGGTGAACGCATCCCGCAGGTACGGGAACAATCCATCGTTTATCGGGATAATCTTTTTTTCGACGAGCCATTCATCACTGCGTTCATGACCGAAGCACTGAAGCGAAACCGCCCCGTGCGCGCTGCGTTCCGGGCGGACGATCCCGCCTTTCGCGAGCATGCGCTACCGCTATCCACCTCTTACACTCCCGCCGGAAGTTTGCATCTTGCCGACCTTTGGTATTACCCGAAAGGGCCGGTGGCGGGAGCCGAACCGCTGGTGGTCGATATGGAGGCGCGCGAGATCGGGTATTACCACGTCCCAACATATATGGGCGACCAAAGCGGAGACCTTGTGTTTCAAGTCCCTCTGCGCTCGTTGATCGCGATCGATTCATGGGTGCATGTCTTCATCGCGGACATGGTCTTCGGTCAGTTTTCACGCGGCGCCCGTTATGAGAAACGCGCGAACGAAGAACTTTCCTTCAAACTCAAGATCCTCGGCAAAGCCATTTTTGAAGGACGCCAGATCTTCGAGTGTTCTGAAATCGTCATTGTGGGAAAGAACTGCACCATCGACCCCCGCGCGGTCATCAAAGGTCCGACGATCATCGGGGATAATGTCACCATCAACGCCGGGGCGGTGATCGACAACTGCCTGATCGGAAGCAATATCAATATTTCGCAGGATGTCCAGTTGATGCTCTCGGTGGTCGGCGATGGGGCATTTCTGCCATTTCGATCCGCCCTTTTCATGACCACCGTTATGGAAAATACGATGGTGGCGCAAAATACCTGCCTGCAAATGTCTGTCATCGGCCGGAATACTTTCATCGGCGCGGGGTCCACATTTACAGATTACAACCTGATTCCCATACCCCTGAGGGCGCGCGATGGAAATGGCTTGTTGGCTCCTTCCAACCGCCCGGTTCTGGGCGGATGCGTGGGACACAACTGCCGGATCGGTTCAGGCATGATCATCTACCCGGCTCGCACGATCGAGTCGGATGTTGTATTGGCTGCTTCAGCTGAACGAAGAGTCATCGACCGCGATATCACATTTGCCCAGAGCGACCACCATCGCTGGAAGCTGGCGAAACTCCACCAAACCCCCTATCACCCCGAAAGCCAAAAAGCAGAAGTTGAATCGTGGTAG
- a CDS encoding shikimate dehydrogenase, giving the protein MDSFAFIIHPIDPKRDVSRKFPLLGRILTEKQIDFFSTFFPPVYISEIEGITSKATGKQVKGWFLACPYTPRRMMQLPERTVYRKIIQTGRAAEKLGADILGLGAFTSVVGDAGLTIARNLDIPVTTGDSYTVMMAVQAIRDAAKVMDIRMSEATVAVVGATGSIGRVCAELIAGEAARTVLIARDEKKLEALQDRLKLQARSELCISTKMDVLKEAQLILTVTSSIHDVIRPEHLQPGSVVCDVARPRDVSAMVAAVRDDILVIDGGMVDVPGSVNFHFNFGFPEGKAYACMAETIALALEGRFEDYTVGKEITLSRVQEITQIAERHGFRLSGFRSFEREVTEEQIEAVRKNARRR; this is encoded by the coding sequence ATGGATAGTTTCGCTTTCATCATACATCCCATCGACCCCAAGCGCGACGTCAGCCGGAAATTTCCGCTTTTGGGGAGGATATTGACGGAAAAACAGATCGACTTTTTTTCCACCTTTTTCCCGCCGGTTTACATCTCTGAAATCGAAGGAATCACCTCGAAAGCCACTGGAAAGCAGGTTAAAGGCTGGTTCCTTGCATGTCCGTATACTCCAAGACGCATGATGCAGTTGCCCGAGCGTACCGTCTATCGTAAAATTATACAGACGGGACGCGCGGCAGAAAAACTTGGCGCGGACATTCTCGGGCTGGGCGCTTTCACCTCGGTGGTGGGGGATGCCGGTCTGACCATTGCCAGGAACCTTGACATCCCTGTGACCACCGGCGACTCATATACGGTGATGATGGCGGTGCAAGCCATCCGCGATGCGGCAAAGGTCATGGACATCCGGATGTCGGAAGCGACCGTCGCCGTTGTCGGCGCCACTGGGTCGATCGGGCGCGTCTGTGCGGAACTGATCGCTGGTGAGGCCGCCCGGACCGTGCTCATCGCCCGGGACGAGAAAAAGCTCGAGGCTCTGCAAGACAGGCTCAAGCTCCAGGCGAGAAGCGAGTTGTGTATCAGTACGAAAATGGATGTCTTAAAAGAAGCGCAACTCATCCTGACGGTGACCAGTTCCATCCATGACGTCATACGTCCGGAACATTTGCAGCCGGGCAGTGTGGTCTGCGATGTGGCGCGCCCCCGCGATGTTTCTGCAATGGTCGCCGCGGTGAGAGATGATATATTAGTGATTGACGGCGGCATGGTGGATGTGCCGGGTTCCGTTAATTTCCATTTTAACTTTGGTTTTCCTGAAGGCAAGGCATATGCCTGCATGGCAGAGACGATCGCCCTGGCGTTGGAAGGCAGATTTGAAGATTACACTGTTGGCAAGGAGATTACGTTAAGCCGCGTGCAGGAGATCACGCAGATTGCCGAGAGACATGGTTTTCGTTTGAGCGGGTTCCGTTCGTTCGAACGGGAAGTAACGGAAGAACAAATCGAAGCCGTTCGTAAAAATGCCCGGCGGCGATGA
- a CDS encoding response regulator — translation MGTARLLVVEDDLDIANMLKIYFTGLQYEVDVANRGRDALEKTRQVLPHLIVLDIMLPDIDGYEVCRTLRTNTRTSHIPVIFLTQKDERSDKLQGLELGADDYITKPFDIEELKLRVQGAIRRAERESLTDPRSGLPAGRLIEEQLRRIIREKSWALLDLRINNFDAFKDVYGFVAGDDLLRFSAMLIGEVVDEVGTPNDFIGHAGGDNFIIITTTEAAPNIRQKIKERFADEVQTHYNFIDRQQGFIQAPKAEGGFEKVGFMTFSAGLVSPDLHTFADIREITELAAEARRQDPTVTSGA, via the coding sequence ATGGGAACTGCTCGCCTATTGGTAGTGGAAGACGATCTCGACATTGCCAACATGCTCAAAATCTATTTCACGGGTTTGCAATACGAAGTGGATGTTGCAAATCGCGGTCGTGACGCCCTGGAAAAGACCCGTCAGGTACTTCCTCATTTGATCGTGCTTGACATCATGCTCCCCGATATCGACGGGTATGAAGTTTGCCGCACGCTGCGCACCAATACGCGCACCAGCCACATCCCTGTGATCTTCCTGACGCAAAAGGATGAGCGCAGCGATAAACTGCAGGGGCTTGAGCTCGGCGCGGACGATTACATTACGAAGCCGTTCGATATCGAGGAATTGAAACTGCGTGTGCAAGGCGCCATCCGCCGCGCAGAGCGCGAAAGCCTTACCGACCCGCGTTCGGGTTTGCCGGCCGGGCGGTTGATCGAAGAGCAATTGCGGCGCATCATCCGTGAAAAATCATGGGCGCTGCTCGACCTGCGAATCAACAACTTCGATGCGTTCAAAGATGTATATGGATTCGTGGCAGGCGATGACTTGCTGCGATTTTCCGCGATGCTGATCGGCGAAGTGGTGGATGAAGTGGGAACGCCGAACGATTTTATCGGTCATGCGGGGGGCGATAACTTCATCATCATCACCACCACCGAAGCTGCTCCAAACATCCGTCAGAAGATCAAGGAACGGTTTGCTGATGAAGTGCAGACCCACTACAACTTCATCGATCGCCAGCAGGGGTTTATCCAGGCTCCCAAAGCGGAAGGCGGTTTCGAAAAAGTCGGTTTTATGACCTTCTCAGCTGGACTTGTCTCGCCGGATTTGCATACCTTTGCGGATATTCGGGAAATTACTGAACTGGCCGCCGAAGCGCGCAGACAAGATCCGACAGTAACCTCAGGCGCCTGA